Proteins encoded within one genomic window of Cellulomonas flavigena DSM 20109:
- a CDS encoding FtsK/SpoIIIE domain-containing protein, whose translation MRVTLPHPSLRGRHLDVDVAPGLPAGDLRRRLAVLTGDARWARPGARLTVSGQVLDDDHPAGAAPLLPGAHLAADPAPHADVEATARCDVHVAVLTGPGAGRLVPLADGARVRVPVTHDAAPGTTDRDGSARVRQTDPVTAHIEVRRRGARVTVRARGTGVPARLRPAPGRAGQSRRERTLRRRPRTWPAHAALRVRGTTLQLRGCDGAHRRPRVPPWAAAGAPVAVSVALAVALAVALRQPLLLLTAVTGVVGLVALRGGRAPEPGPPPADAPDGTDGRQLPGPSAGDAVTPGGPAGRSPSGAGRRGTDPPEAPPGPGGPPDVAALRLATWRRLLDLAGAVPGATGPWPPDGTLAVTGARDAALGVARALALRTLGAGTPTRLVVRTGTPDDWRWTRWWDPDHALPPPEEADVLVVADGADAALGAWRLGTPHARLLLVVPPGSRVPAWARWVVPAGHGSTLDAATGGPPECVDPHVADAQGRAAAALAWVLRAVGANGGGTAHASVLGDLPGVPAPAAPAVADAWAAPGRRGLATPVGSGRGGHPVVLDLVRDGPHVLVAGTTGAGKSELLTTAVLGLALTHPPRRLALLLVDFKGGTGLGPLAGLPHVVDHVHDLDVAAARRTLAGLRAELRRRERLLAAAGCTDVADLDPASPTTPARLLVVVDELRALVDDLPDAAATLARLAAQGRALGVHLVLATQRPAGAVPADLRANVTLRLAMRVADEEDSRDVLGCPDAAHLDPAAPGGALLRSGSGPVVSVQVARARYRRNAPPVRLLASVPVPGAVAWRAPAVADDDVAAWVAACRDAARDLAGPGVPWQPALPDRVAADDVAPAADGTALLVAVADLPDEQRRAPLRWGDAHGHLLVLGGPRSGRTTTLCTVGLHALLGGAHVHAVGLPDAAVAALRARADHLVGTTAALDDVHRTLLLIERLSTTARPAGAPAVVLLVDGLDDLLERLAEHARGRGADLLAGLLRRPPAGVRVAASGPVVPASTRWAGGCGLRLVLPVADTALDAQAGVPVELAGPRRVAGRAVACSTEGAWTCQVVLPSDAPAPQRPRARGASEPAPGHQPLRIGALPERSTPPLTTTRAPAPGILLGVGGDGPHPVTVDPGRPLVVAGPPGSGRSTALATLARGWLEAGRRVLVVTADELPGLPEDAVAVAPAVALAHLDDTGARTSDGTLRQAPGGSVVLADDVDLLERTAPSLAARLEQLLDEPPGAVVVGALTTTTAHAATGYRGPVTSALRGRQVLVLDAYGPAAAELLGPGAAVHSDPRARPPGRGVLRRDRALVRVQVHAPVDGASRSAA comes from the coding sequence GTGCGCGTCACCCTCCCCCACCCCTCGCTGCGCGGCCGGCACCTCGACGTCGACGTCGCGCCCGGCCTGCCCGCAGGTGACCTCCGACGCCGGCTCGCTGTGCTGACCGGCGACGCCCGCTGGGCCCGCCCCGGCGCACGTCTCACGGTCAGCGGGCAGGTGCTCGACGACGACCACCCGGCCGGAGCGGCCCCGCTGCTGCCGGGCGCGCACCTGGCCGCGGACCCGGCACCGCACGCCGACGTCGAGGCCACCGCCCGCTGCGACGTGCACGTCGCCGTCCTCACCGGGCCCGGCGCCGGGCGGCTCGTGCCGCTCGCGGACGGCGCGCGCGTGCGCGTCCCGGTCACGCACGACGCCGCCCCCGGCACGACGGATCGCGACGGGTCGGCGCGCGTCCGGCAGACCGACCCCGTGACCGCCCACATCGAGGTCCGCCGCCGCGGCGCGCGCGTCACGGTGCGTGCGCGCGGCACGGGCGTGCCGGCCCGGCTACGTCCTGCACCCGGACGCGCCGGGCAGTCACGGCGCGAGCGCACCCTCCGACGCCGTCCGCGTACCTGGCCGGCGCACGCGGCGCTGCGGGTGCGGGGCACGACCCTGCAGCTGCGCGGCTGCGACGGCGCGCACCGACGCCCACGCGTCCCGCCGTGGGCCGCGGCGGGCGCGCCCGTGGCCGTGTCCGTCGCGCTGGCTGTCGCGCTCGCTGTCGCCCTGCGTCAGCCGCTCCTGCTGCTCACCGCCGTGACCGGCGTCGTCGGGCTCGTCGCGCTGCGCGGTGGACGGGCACCGGAGCCCGGCCCACCACCCGCGGACGCACCCGACGGGACGGACGGTCGACAGCTCCCGGGCCCGTCGGCAGGGGACGCGGTCACGCCGGGCGGCCCCGCGGGCCGGTCGCCGTCCGGTGCAGGGCGACGCGGCACCGACCCTCCGGAGGCGCCCCCGGGACCGGGCGGTCCCCCGGACGTCGCGGCACTGCGGCTCGCGACCTGGCGGCGGCTGCTGGACCTGGCCGGTGCGGTGCCCGGAGCCACCGGGCCGTGGCCGCCCGACGGCACGCTCGCGGTGACCGGTGCACGGGACGCCGCGCTCGGGGTCGCCCGCGCCCTTGCCCTGCGCACCCTGGGAGCGGGCACCCCGACGCGCCTGGTGGTGCGCACCGGCACACCGGACGACTGGCGCTGGACGCGGTGGTGGGACCCCGACCACGCCCTGCCCCCACCGGAGGAGGCGGACGTCCTCGTCGTCGCCGACGGCGCGGACGCCGCACTCGGCGCGTGGCGCCTCGGCACTCCCCACGCCCGCCTCCTGCTGGTGGTGCCACCCGGCTCGCGCGTGCCGGCGTGGGCCCGGTGGGTCGTGCCGGCGGGTCACGGGAGCACGCTCGACGCGGCCACGGGCGGGCCGCCGGAGTGCGTCGACCCGCACGTGGCCGACGCCCAGGGGCGGGCTGCTGCTGCCCTGGCCTGGGTGCTGCGTGCAGTCGGCGCGAACGGTGGCGGGACGGCGCACGCGTCGGTCCTCGGGGACCTGCCGGGCGTCCCGGCACCCGCAGCACCCGCCGTGGCGGATGCGTGGGCCGCACCGGGGCGCCGCGGTCTCGCGACACCCGTGGGGTCGGGCCGCGGCGGCCACCCCGTCGTCCTCGACCTCGTGCGCGACGGGCCGCACGTGCTCGTCGCCGGCACGACGGGCGCCGGCAAGTCCGAGCTGCTCACCACCGCCGTCCTCGGGCTCGCGCTCACGCACCCGCCGCGACGCCTCGCACTGCTGCTCGTCGACTTCAAGGGCGGCACGGGACTGGGGCCGCTCGCGGGACTGCCGCACGTCGTCGACCACGTGCACGACCTCGACGTCGCCGCGGCGCGGCGCACGCTCGCCGGCCTGCGGGCGGAGCTCCGGCGGCGCGAGCGCCTCCTCGCGGCCGCCGGGTGCACGGACGTCGCCGACCTCGACCCCGCGTCACCCACCACGCCGGCGCGGCTCCTGGTGGTCGTGGACGAGCTGCGCGCGCTGGTCGACGACCTGCCCGACGCGGCCGCGACGCTCGCGCGCCTCGCGGCGCAGGGCCGTGCGCTGGGCGTCCACCTCGTCCTCGCGACCCAGCGCCCTGCCGGCGCGGTGCCGGCGGACCTGCGCGCCAACGTCACTCTGCGGCTGGCGATGCGGGTGGCCGACGAGGAGGACTCCCGGGACGTCCTCGGCTGCCCCGACGCCGCGCACCTCGACCCCGCCGCACCGGGCGGCGCGCTGCTGCGTTCCGGGTCCGGCCCGGTCGTGTCCGTGCAGGTGGCACGCGCCCGGTACCGCCGGAACGCACCGCCTGTCCGTCTGCTCGCGTCCGTGCCGGTGCCCGGGGCCGTCGCCTGGCGCGCACCCGCGGTGGCCGACGACGACGTCGCGGCGTGGGTCGCCGCGTGCCGCGACGCCGCGCGCGACCTCGCCGGCCCTGGCGTCCCCTGGCAGCCCGCGCTGCCCGACCGCGTGGCCGCCGACGACGTCGCTCCCGCCGCGGACGGGACCGCGCTCCTGGTCGCGGTGGCCGACCTCCCCGACGAGCAACGCCGGGCGCCCCTGCGGTGGGGCGACGCGCACGGTCACCTGCTCGTCCTCGGCGGCCCGCGGTCCGGGCGCACGACGACGCTCTGCACGGTCGGGCTGCACGCCCTGCTCGGCGGTGCGCACGTGCACGCCGTCGGCCTGCCGGACGCAGCCGTGGCCGCGCTGCGCGCCCGGGCGGACCACCTCGTGGGCACGACCGCCGCACTCGACGACGTGCACCGGACCCTCCTGCTGATCGAGCGCCTCAGCACGACCGCCCGGCCCGCGGGCGCCCCCGCCGTGGTGCTCCTCGTCGACGGGCTCGACGACCTGCTCGAACGGCTCGCGGAGCACGCCCGGGGACGGGGCGCGGACCTCCTCGCCGGGCTGCTGCGGCGCCCCCCGGCCGGGGTGCGCGTCGCGGCGTCGGGACCGGTCGTGCCGGCGTCGACGCGCTGGGCGGGCGGCTGCGGCCTGCGCCTCGTGCTCCCCGTGGCCGACACCGCGCTCGACGCCCAGGCAGGCGTGCCGGTGGAGCTCGCGGGGCCCCGGAGGGTCGCGGGCCGCGCGGTGGCGTGCAGCACCGAGGGCGCGTGGACGTGCCAGGTGGTCCTGCCGTCCGACGCCCCGGCACCGCAGCGTCCACGTGCGCGTGGCGCGTCCGAGCCCGCGCCCGGCCATCAGCCGCTGCGGATCGGTGCGCTGCCCGAACGGTCGACCCCGCCGCTCACCACGACCCGGGCGCCGGCACCCGGGATCCTGCTCGGCGTCGGTGGCGACGGCCCGCACCCGGTGACGGTCGACCCCGGGCGCCCGCTCGTGGTGGCCGGGCCGCCCGGGTCCGGGCGCAGCACGGCGCTCGCCACGCTCGCCCGCGGGTGGCTCGAGGCCGGCCGGCGGGTGCTGGTGGTCACCGCCGACGAGCTACCGGGCCTGCCGGAGGACGCCGTCGCGGTGGCGCCGGCCGTCGCCCTCGCGCACCTGGACGACACCGGCGCGCGCACCTCCGACGGCACGCTCCGGCAGGCTCCGGGCGGGTCCGTCGTGCTCGCGGACGACGTGGACCTGCTCGAGCGCACGGCTCCGTCCCTCGCCGCGCGGCTCGAGCAGCTGCTCGACGAGCCGCCCGGCGCCGTCGTCGTGGGGGCGCTGACCACGACGACCGCGCACGCGGCCACCGGCTACCGCGGACCGGTGACCTCCGCGCTGCGCGGTCGGCAGGTCCTCGTGCTCGACGCGTACGGGCCCGCCGCTGCGGAGCTCCTGGGTCCGGGTGCGGCCGTGCACAGCGACCCGAGGGCACGCCCCCCCGGTCGTGGTGTGCTGCGCCGCGACCGCGCGCTCGTGCGCGTCCAGGTCCACGCGCCCGTCGACGGGGCGTCGCGCAGTGCCGCCTGA
- a CDS encoding WhiB family transcriptional regulator has product MDWRHRAACLDEDPELFFPIGNTGPALQQIEEAKAVCRRCDVVDTCLKWAIETGQDAGVWGGLSEDERRALKRRTARQRRAG; this is encoded by the coding sequence ATGGATTGGCGTCACCGCGCAGCCTGCCTCGACGAGGACCCCGAGCTCTTCTTCCCCATCGGGAACACGGGTCCCGCGCTGCAGCAGATCGAGGAGGCCAAGGCCGTCTGCCGACGCTGCGACGTCGTCGACACGTGCCTCAAGTGGGCCATCGAGACCGGTCAGGACGCCGGCGTCTGGGGCGGCCTGTCCGAGGACGAGCGCCGCGCGCTCAAGCGCCGCACGGCGCGCCAGCGTCGCGCCGGCTGA
- a CDS encoding sensor histidine kinase: protein MSTLSDLVTRHGALDPADVEWLHLLVGDWQVVSDLAFADLVLWLPTVDGEFMAVAQCRPSTGATVHYDDVVGSRPPEGQVSQLRRALEEQAPQRSREPRWFGSYAVREEAVPVVRGGRSIAVLARQTNLGGARTPSRLELNYVEAADDLIGMVARGEFPAPDAPTGPRRGAPRVGDGLVRLNAEGEVLYASPNALSCFHRLGVLGDLVGRSLIEVTADLIEQDATVDESMPLVLMGRAPWRVDVEARGVALSLRAVPLTERGQRTGAVLLCRDVSELRRRERELITKDATIREIHHRVKNNLQTVAALLRLQSRRMASPEARDALAEAMRRVATIALVHETLSQTLDESVPFDDLVGRSLRLAADVATAGAHVRTTVRGSFGAVPAEDATALALVLTELVTNAVEHGLAGRESGTVEIVVEREGHRLRVEVADDGVGVPEGKGAGTGLGTQIVSTLVRNELGGSIAWHAREGGGTCVVIEAQLRQGREAATVA from the coding sequence GTGTCCACGCTGAGCGACCTCGTCACGCGCCATGGAGCGCTCGACCCCGCCGACGTGGAGTGGCTGCACCTGCTCGTGGGCGACTGGCAGGTGGTCTCCGACCTGGCGTTCGCCGACCTCGTGCTGTGGCTCCCCACCGTCGACGGGGAGTTCATGGCCGTCGCGCAGTGCCGCCCCTCGACGGGCGCGACCGTCCACTACGACGACGTCGTGGGCTCGCGGCCCCCCGAGGGGCAGGTCTCCCAGCTCCGCAGGGCGCTCGAGGAGCAGGCGCCGCAACGGTCGCGCGAGCCGCGCTGGTTCGGCTCGTACGCGGTGCGCGAGGAGGCTGTGCCGGTCGTCCGCGGCGGGCGGTCCATCGCGGTGCTCGCGCGGCAGACGAACCTCGGTGGCGCCCGGACGCCGTCGCGGCTCGAGCTCAACTACGTCGAGGCCGCGGACGACCTCATCGGCATGGTCGCGCGCGGGGAGTTCCCCGCACCGGACGCGCCGACGGGCCCGCGCCGCGGTGCCCCGCGCGTCGGCGACGGCCTCGTGCGCCTCAACGCCGAGGGCGAGGTGCTGTACGCCAGCCCGAACGCCCTGTCGTGCTTCCACCGTCTCGGGGTGCTCGGGGACCTCGTCGGCCGGTCGCTCATCGAGGTGACGGCCGACCTCATCGAGCAGGACGCGACGGTCGACGAGTCCATGCCGCTGGTGCTGATGGGCCGGGCGCCGTGGCGCGTCGACGTCGAGGCGCGCGGTGTGGCGCTCTCGCTGCGAGCGGTACCGCTCACCGAGCGCGGTCAGCGGACGGGGGCCGTGCTGCTGTGCCGCGACGTCTCGGAGCTGCGCCGGCGTGAGCGTGAGCTCATCACGAAGGACGCGACGATCCGCGAGATCCACCACCGGGTCAAGAACAACCTGCAGACCGTCGCCGCGCTGCTGCGGCTGCAGTCGCGCCGCATGGCCTCGCCGGAGGCGCGCGACGCGCTGGCCGAGGCGATGCGCCGCGTCGCGACGATCGCGCTCGTGCACGAGACGCTGTCGCAGACGCTCGACGAGAGCGTGCCGTTCGACGATCTCGTGGGGCGCAGCCTGCGGCTCGCGGCGGACGTCGCGACGGCGGGTGCGCACGTCCGCACCACCGTGCGCGGCTCGTTCGGGGCGGTGCCTGCGGAGGACGCGACCGCGCTCGCGCTGGTCCTCACCGAGCTCGTGACGAACGCGGTCGAGCACGGGCTGGCGGGCCGGGAGAGCGGCACGGTCGAGATCGTCGTCGAGCGCGAGGGGCACCGGCTGCGCGTCGAGGTCGCGGACGACGGCGTCGGCGTGCCGGAGGGCAAGGGCGCGGGCACGGGCCTGGGCACGCAGATCGTCTCGACGCTGGTGCGCAACGAGCTCGGCGGCTCCATCGCGTGGCACGCCCGCGAGGGCGGCGGGACGTGCGTGGTCATCGAGGCGCAGCTGCGGCAGGGCAGGGAAGCGGCGACCGTCGCGTGA
- a CDS encoding DUF2505 domain-containing protein: MELHVTVDLPTDVDGAARLLADPAYVHAKVRASGALEQQVDVTGDPTGAFTVTTRRALPTTQIPAHLAALVGDRIDVRQVEAWGAPASDGARAGTVVVEIAGAPVRVTGRTSLVATGTGASRVTYDGEVRATLPLFAAAVEEAAGTAVRAALREEGAVAARWLADGDGAAH; encoded by the coding sequence GTGGAGCTGCACGTGACCGTCGACCTGCCCACGGACGTCGACGGTGCGGCACGGCTGCTGGCGGACCCCGCGTACGTCCACGCCAAGGTGCGCGCGTCGGGCGCGCTCGAGCAGCAGGTCGACGTGACCGGCGACCCGACCGGCGCGTTCACGGTGACGACCCGCCGCGCGCTGCCGACGACCCAGATCCCCGCCCACCTCGCCGCGCTCGTCGGCGACCGGATCGACGTGCGGCAGGTCGAGGCCTGGGGCGCCCCGGCGAGCGACGGCGCACGCGCCGGCACGGTCGTCGTCGAGATCGCCGGCGCCCCCGTGCGGGTCACCGGCCGCACGTCCCTCGTCGCCACGGGGACGGGCGCGTCGCGCGTCACGTACGACGGTGAGGTGCGTGCCACGCTCCCGCTGTTCGCCGCCGCGGTGGAGGAGGCCGCAGGGACGGCGGTGCGGGCCGCGCTGCGCGAGGAGGGGGCCGTCGCGGCACGCTGGCTCGCGGACGGCGACGGCGCAGCGCACTGA
- a CDS encoding carbohydrate ABC transporter permease, producing the protein MATSTTQSRAGRRLPDSPRTPRRVGFSQKLSRWDVKVSPYLYISPFFILFGLTGLFPLAYTAYVSVYDWHLLGGQGDFVGFENFAFVFQEPNFWKGLRNTFSIFLLSTIPQLMVAIVLAALLDANLRAKTFWRMGVLVPYVIAPVAVSLIFGKIFADQSGLANSILGTFGVEPIRWHGSVLPSHMAVATMVNFRWTGYNTLILLAAMQAVPRELYEAAVIDGATRLRQFFSITIPQIRPTLIFVVITSTIGGLQIFDEPRLFDQIGQGGPGRQWMTVTMYIYELGFGNQKSFGRAAAVAWVLFLIILAVGLLNFWLTQRIASDATPQARKSRRKKVKR; encoded by the coding sequence ATGGCCACCTCGACCACGCAGTCGCGCGCCGGACGCCGACTGCCTGACTCCCCGCGCACGCCGCGCCGTGTGGGCTTCAGCCAGAAGCTGAGCCGCTGGGACGTCAAGGTCTCGCCCTACCTGTACATCTCGCCCTTCTTCATCCTGTTCGGGCTCACCGGCCTGTTCCCGCTGGCCTACACCGCCTACGTGTCGGTGTACGACTGGCACCTGCTCGGTGGCCAGGGAGACTTCGTCGGCTTCGAGAACTTCGCCTTCGTCTTCCAGGAGCCGAACTTCTGGAAGGGCCTGCGCAACACCTTCAGCATCTTCCTGCTGTCGACGATCCCGCAGCTCATGGTCGCGATCGTCCTCGCCGCCCTGCTGGACGCGAACCTGCGGGCCAAGACGTTCTGGCGCATGGGGGTCCTCGTGCCCTACGTCATCGCCCCTGTCGCCGTCTCGCTGATCTTCGGCAAGATCTTCGCCGACCAGTCCGGTCTCGCGAACTCCATCCTCGGGACGTTCGGCGTCGAGCCGATCCGCTGGCACGGCTCCGTGCTCCCGTCGCACATGGCCGTCGCGACGATGGTCAACTTCAGGTGGACCGGGTACAACACCCTGATCCTGCTGGCCGCGATGCAGGCCGTCCCGCGCGAGCTCTACGAGGCCGCCGTGATCGACGGTGCCACACGCCTGCGCCAGTTCTTCTCCATCACCATCCCGCAGATCCGTCCGACCCTGATCTTCGTCGTCATCACGTCGACGATCGGTGGCCTGCAGATCTTCGACGAGCCGCGCCTGTTCGACCAGATCGGCCAGGGCGGTCCCGGGCGCCAGTGGATGACCGTCACCATGTACATCTACGAGCTCGGGTTCGGCAACCAGAAGAGCTTCGGTCGCGCCGCCGCCGTCGCCTGGGTGCTGTTCCTCATCATCCTCGCGGTCGGTCTGCTCAACTTCTGGCTGACGCAGCGCATCGCGTCCGACGCGACGCCGCAGGCTCGCAAGTCCCGACGGAAGAAGGTCAAGCGATGA
- a CDS encoding extracellular solute-binding protein: MRKTTRKAWALAAGVTSIALVATACSSSDDPGEGDETADGGNITLTVATFNEFGYTDEMFDRYEAEHPGVTIEQKVAATSNEARENLNTRLAAGSGTADIEAIEVDWLPELLQYPDYFEDLSSPEVEGRWLDWKVQQATTADGKLIGYGTDIGPEGIAYRADLFQAAGLPADREAVAELFGGESATWEKFFEVGKTYTSATGKPFFDSAAAIYQGMVNQEEAAYEDPDSGDVIALENPRVKEMYEQVTTAAVGDNLSAHFEQWQPDWQNAFQNDGFAVMLAPGWMLGVIAGNAAGVTGWDLADVFPGGAGNWGGSFLTVPSQGANVEAAKELAAWLTAPEQQIEAFQNKGTFPSQVEALESDEIKSATNEFFNNAPVGEILANRAQGVVVPFKGPQYFTVQDAINNAITQVDVNGADAAAEWATFEGVVQGLG, encoded by the coding sequence GTGCGCAAGACCACACGCAAGGCGTGGGCGCTCGCAGCGGGTGTGACGAGCATTGCGCTCGTCGCGACCGCCTGCTCCTCGAGCGACGACCCGGGCGAGGGTGACGAGACCGCGGACGGCGGCAACATCACCCTCACGGTCGCCACCTTCAACGAGTTCGGCTACACGGACGAGATGTTCGACCGGTACGAGGCCGAGCACCCCGGCGTCACGATCGAGCAGAAGGTCGCCGCCACCTCGAACGAGGCGCGCGAGAACCTCAACACGCGTCTGGCGGCCGGCTCCGGCACCGCCGACATCGAGGCGATCGAGGTCGACTGGCTGCCCGAGCTCCTGCAGTACCCGGACTACTTCGAGGACCTGTCCTCCCCCGAGGTCGAGGGTCGCTGGCTCGACTGGAAGGTCCAGCAGGCCACGACGGCCGACGGCAAGCTCATCGGCTACGGCACGGACATCGGCCCGGAGGGCATCGCCTACCGCGCCGACCTGTTCCAGGCCGCCGGCCTGCCGGCCGACCGCGAGGCCGTCGCCGAGCTCTTCGGTGGCGAGAGCGCGACGTGGGAGAAGTTCTTCGAGGTGGGCAAGACCTACACCTCCGCGACGGGCAAGCCCTTCTTCGACTCCGCGGCCGCCATCTACCAGGGCATGGTCAACCAGGAGGAGGCGGCCTACGAGGACCCCGACTCGGGTGACGTCATCGCGCTGGAGAACCCGCGCGTCAAGGAGATGTACGAGCAGGTCACCACGGCCGCCGTGGGCGACAACCTGTCCGCCCACTTCGAGCAGTGGCAGCCGGACTGGCAGAACGCCTTCCAGAACGACGGCTTCGCCGTCATGCTGGCGCCGGGCTGGATGCTGGGCGTCATCGCGGGCAACGCGGCCGGCGTCACCGGCTGGGACCTCGCCGACGTGTTCCCCGGCGGTGCCGGCAACTGGGGCGGCTCGTTCCTCACGGTCCCGTCGCAGGGTGCCAACGTCGAGGCCGCCAAGGAGCTGGCCGCGTGGCTGACGGCCCCCGAGCAGCAGATCGAGGCGTTCCAGAACAAGGGCACGTTCCCGAGCCAGGTCGAGGCGCTCGAGTCGGACGAGATCAAGTCCGCCACCAACGAGTTCTTCAACAACGCTCCGGTCGGCGAGATCCTCGCCAACCGCGCGCAGGGCGTCGTGGTGCCCTTCAAGGGCCCGCAGTACTTCACCGTGCAGGACGCGATCAACAACGCGATCACGCAGGTGGACGTCAACGGTGCCGACGCGGCCGCCGAGTGGGCGACCTTCGAGGGCGTGGTCCAGGGTCTCGGCTGA
- a CDS encoding LacI family DNA-binding transcriptional regulator codes for MVDNFSTRTDQSRPAAPTLEQVAERAGVSRSTASRAINGGLRVSPEALSAVEAAVADLGYTPNRAARSLVTRRTDSIALVVPEPDERVLSDPFFAGTLNGLSTSLADSDIQVVLVIARPGESERTIRYLRNGHVDGAIVVSHHRDDELDRALLSSRVPNVFVGRPLSASDEDVQYVDTDNTEGGRLATQHLIDRGCRRIATIAGPQDMSAGIDRLAGWRQAMDASGLDQSAVVHGDFTITSGAHAARDLLTRFPDVDGIFIASDLMATGALGVLAELGRDVPDDVAVVGYDNLGVAASTTPPLTSVIQPVVAMARAAGARLLDQLHGAPTAEPLIFAPELVVRASA; via the coding sequence GTGGTCGACAACTTCTCGACGCGTACGGACCAGTCGCGGCCCGCCGCGCCCACACTCGAGCAGGTCGCCGAGCGTGCCGGCGTCTCGCGCTCGACGGCGTCACGCGCCATCAACGGCGGTCTGCGCGTGTCGCCCGAGGCCCTGTCCGCGGTCGAGGCCGCTGTCGCCGACCTCGGGTACACGCCCAACCGCGCCGCCCGCTCGCTGGTCACGCGACGCACCGACTCGATCGCGCTCGTGGTGCCCGAGCCCGACGAGCGCGTGCTGTCCGACCCCTTCTTCGCCGGCACGCTCAACGGTCTGAGCACGTCGCTGGCCGACTCCGACATCCAGGTGGTGCTCGTCATCGCGCGCCCCGGGGAGTCGGAGCGCACGATCCGCTACCTGCGCAACGGACACGTCGACGGTGCGATCGTCGTCTCCCACCACCGGGACGACGAGCTCGACCGCGCCCTGCTGTCGTCGCGGGTTCCGAACGTCTTCGTCGGGCGCCCGCTGTCCGCCTCCGACGAGGACGTGCAGTACGTCGACACCGACAACACCGAGGGCGGGCGACTGGCGACCCAGCACCTCATCGACCGCGGCTGTCGCCGCATCGCGACGATCGCCGGCCCCCAGGACATGTCCGCCGGGATCGACCGCCTCGCCGGGTGGCGGCAGGCGATGGATGCCTCCGGTCTGGACCAGTCCGCCGTGGTGCACGGCGACTTCACGATCACCTCGGGCGCGCACGCCGCGCGCGACCTGCTCACGCGCTTCCCGGACGTCGACGGCATCTTCATCGCCTCCGACCTCATGGCGACCGGCGCCCTGGGGGTCCTCGCAGAGCTCGGGCGCGACGTGCCGGACGACGTGGCGGTCGTCGGGTACGACAACCTGGGGGTCGCCGCGTCGACCACGCCTCCGTTGACGAGCGTCATCCAGCCGGTGGTCGCGATGGCGCGCGCGGCCGGTGCGCGGCTCCTCGACCAGCTCCACGGCGCTCCCACGGCGGAGCCGCTGATCTTCGCCCCCGAGCTGGTGGTGCGGGCCTCGGCGTGA
- a CDS encoding carbohydrate ABC transporter permease codes for MSAPSVPYIRQTAGARAARAASRSRGYGSDRRPGWVTYLLLAVSILVFVSPIYYAFLLASSDSATIAQNPIPSLIPDGNFLANAGKVLNADINFWKALTNSVIVAVVTSVSVVLFSTLAGFSFAKLNFRGRRGLLLFVIATTAVPTQLGIVPLFIVMAELGWLGKLVAVIVPGLVTAFGVFWMTQYLESALPYELIEAARVDGASMIRTFTSIALPAARPAAVMLGLFAFVGSWTNFFWPFIVLGSTNPTLPVALQLLQASYFKDLSLIMAGVVLSAIPLLVLFVVAGRQLVAGIMAGAVKG; via the coding sequence ATGAGCGCGCCCTCGGTCCCCTACATCCGGCAGACCGCCGGCGCGCGAGCGGCCCGCGCCGCGAGCCGCTCCCGCGGCTACGGTTCGGACCGCCGGCCGGGCTGGGTCACGTACCTGCTGCTCGCCGTGTCCATCCTCGTGTTCGTCTCGCCGATCTACTACGCGTTCCTGCTGGCGAGCTCGGACTCCGCGACGATCGCGCAGAACCCCATCCCGTCGCTGATCCCGGACGGCAACTTCCTGGCGAACGCCGGCAAGGTGCTCAACGCCGACATCAACTTCTGGAAGGCCCTGACGAACTCCGTGATCGTCGCGGTCGTCACCTCGGTCTCCGTGGTGCTGTTCTCGACGCTCGCCGGCTTCTCGTTCGCCAAGCTGAACTTCCGTGGTCGCCGGGGCCTGCTGCTGTTCGTCATCGCCACGACGGCCGTGCCGACGCAGCTGGGCATCGTCCCCCTGTTCATCGTCATGGCGGAGCTCGGCTGGCTCGGCAAGCTCGTGGCGGTCATCGTGCCCGGCCTCGTGACCGCGTTCGGCGTCTTCTGGATGACGCAGTACCTGGAGTCGGCGCTCCCCTACGAGCTCATCGAGGCGGCCCGTGTCGACGGGGCGTCGATGATCCGGACGTTCACGAGCATCGCGCTGCCTGCCGCGCGTCCCGCCGCCGTCATGCTCGGGCTGTTCGCGTTCGTCGGGTCGTGGACGAACTTCTTCTGGCCGTTCATCGTGCTCGGCTCGACGAACCCGACCCTCCCGGTCGCGCTGCAGCTCCTGCAGGCGTCCTACTTCAAGGACCTGTCGCTCATCATGGCCGGCGTCGTGCTGTCCGCGATCCCGCTGCTCGTGCTGTTCGTGGTCGCCGGCCGCCAGCTCGTCGCCGGCATCATGGCGGGCGCCGTCAAGGGCTGA